A stretch of DNA from Methylobacterium sp. CB376:
GCGACGCAGCTCGTCCTCCTGCCCCGGCTCGGCCCCGGGCTCGGGCGCAACCTGCGCCGCGGCCTCGCCGCCCTGGCGGGCGGGGCCGCCGTCATGGCGGCGAGCCCGTGGCCCGGCCTCCTGGTCGTCGGCGGGGCGCTCGCCGGTGCCGGCACGGCGCTCGCGACGCCCCACTACGCCGCCTGGATCGCCGCCCGCACCGCCGGGGCCGCGCAGGCGCGCGCCGCCGGCTGGCTCGCGAGCGCCCACGTGGCGGGACAGGGGGCGGGCGCGCTGGCGGGCGGCGCGGCGCTGGCGCTGGCGCCCGCCGCGCCCTTCTGGTCCTGCGCGGCGGTGGCCCTCGCCGCCCTCGCGCTCTGCCTCGGGCTGAGCGAGGAGCCCACCGGCGCCGGGACGGACGCCCCCGCGGGGCCGCGGCCGCCGGAGGAGCGCGCGCCCGCTCACCCCGCCGCCTCCCGGCCGGCGCGCCGCAGCAGGCCGACCGTCGCCGCGGTGGCGGCGCCCGAGAGCAGGGCCGCGAGGCCGAACAGCGCGCCGTAGCCGAAGAGGTCGGCGAGCTTGCCCGAGACGAGGGACCCGGCGAGGTAGACGACGAGCTGGGCGCAGGCGAGGACCGTGAAATCCGTGCCCGGCTGCCCCGCGGAGGCGGCCGCCATGAACAGGCTGTAGAGGGCGACGATCTCCATGTAGCGGATCAGGGTCTGGAACCCCGCCGCCCCGAAGAGCGGCCCGTGGCCGGCGACCAGGCCGAGCGCGTGGGCGGCGAACAGGCCGAAGCAGAGGGTGCGCAGGAGGCCGAGCAGGCCGAGGGTGGCCGCCGTGCCGAGGCGCCGGACCAGCACGGCCGCCACCACCGAGCCGGCGAGCCCGGCGGTCGTCGCCGCGACGCCCGAGAGGTAGCCGATCCGGTCGAGGGGCACTCCGGCATCGACGAGGTAGGGCCCCTCCATCGCCTTCACGAGGCCCTCGCTCACCCGGTAGGTGAGCGCGACCCAGAGGATGCTGCGCACCTCGCGGCGGCGCAGGAAGGCGCGCACCGAGGGCCGCCTCGCGCCGGCCTCGGGGGCGGGATCGCCCTCCCGCATGGCGAGGGCCGCGGCGAGCGGCAGGGTCGAGGCGGCCGCGAGGGTCAGCAGCATCCAGGTCCAGCCGACGCGGTGGTAGAGGACGAGCCCGAGCGTCCCGCCGACCACCACCCCGAGGGCGACGGAGCCGCCCTGGATGGCGTTGCCGACGGGCCGATCCTCGGCGCGCAGCTGCTTCACGGCGTAGCCGTCCGTGGCGATGTCCTGCGTGGAGATCAGGAGCGAGGCGAGGAAGCCGACCGCCATGATCGGGCCGACCTGCGTCGGCCCGAACGGCACCAGCGCGAGCAGGCAGGCGATGACGCCGAGCTGGGTGACGATCACCCAGCCCGCCCGGTGGGCGCGCGCGAAGGGGCGGACGCGGTCGACCACCGGGGCCCACAGGAACTTCAGCACGAGAGGGAGGAACAGGAGGCTGAGAGAGCCGATCGCGGCGCGCGAGACCCCCGCCTCGCGCATGATCGGCGGCAGCGCCGCCGCGATCAGGTAGGAGGGGATCGCCTGCGCGACGTAGAGCCCGGCGAGCACCGCGAAGAGCCGCGCGCGGCCGGGCGCGGGCCCGGCCGCGAGGGCGGGCGGGGAGGACGGGCGCGGTCCGGCGGTCGCGGTCATTCGGTCTCCCCCCTGCCCGCGGAGCGGCCGGGGGCCTGCGCGGCGAGGAAGCGGCGGGCGCCCGCCTCGTCCTGCGTGACGGCGAGCGGCATCGACCAGAGCTTCCGGAAGGTCTCGGCCATCCGGGGCGTCGCGCCCGGCCGGACCAGGGCGATCGCCCAGCAATCCCGCTCGATGCGGGCGCGGCTGCCCTTGAACCACAGCGCCTGCGCGCGCTCCCCGGCCTGCGACAGCCGGCCCTCGCCGCCGAACACGGCGAGGAGCGCGAAGGGGCGCCCCGTCTCCGCGATCGCCGCGAGGGCGGCGAGGTAGTCGCCCTCGTCGCGCTCGCCGTGGGGCGGCACGAAGCGCAGCACGCGCAGCGCGCCCTCGTCCTCCAGGCTCACCATGGTCAGAAGGTCACCCGGTAGCCGGCCGTGACGGTGCGGCCGAGGGAATAGACCGGCAGGTTGCGCACCGAGGTGGCGGACGGGTTCTGGACGACCGCGTCGAGCAGGTTGTTGACCGCGAGATAGGCCTCGCCCCCCGCGACCGGCACCGAGAGCGCCGCGTTCATGGTGGCGCCGGCCTGATCCGGTAGCGCGTCCCCGCGAGGTCGATGCGCGCGTCGCGCCCCGAATAGCCCTCGCCCTCCAGGCGCAGGGAGACCCCGCCGTCGAACAGGTAGCTCAGCCAGACCGTTCCCCGGTAGGGCGTGGCGATGCGGTTGTTGGGCAGCCAGCTGTCGAGGCGGCCGTCCTTGTTGCTGTCGAAGCGGCCCTCCCGGTAGGTGCCGATCACGCCCACGCGCGCCCGCTCGGTGAGGGCGTAGTCGGCGGTCGCCTCCGTGCCGTAGATGAATTCGCGCTGCTGCGAGATCGTGTTGCTGACCGGGTCGAAGGTCACGCCCTCCCGCGAGGTGCTGATGAAGCCCGCGAGGCTCGCGCGCCACGGACCCTCGCCGCCGCGCAGGCCGAGCTCGTAGTTGTTCACGATCTGCGCCTCCGGGGCGATCTGCTGGAAGCCGATCGTCCGGCGCGCGGCGGGCAGGCAGGTCGGGTTCGCCACCGGGCAGGCGAAGGCGGTGGAGAGGCCCGCGCGCCGGGTATAGGCGCCGACGTCCGGCAGGGCGAAGCCCTGGGAGAAGCCGGCATAGACCTCCGCGAAGTCGGTGACCCGGTAGGTCGCCCCGACGTTGAAGGTCGGCGCCGCATAGTCGAAGTGGCTGTCCGTCACCGCGAGGGCCGGCAGCACGTAGCCCTGGTAGCCGAGCGCGTTGCGCGCCGCGAGCGCCACGAAGGCGGCCGGCCGCGTGAAGTCCTGCACGTCGAGCATGAAGGCCTCGTAGCGCATGCCCCCGCGCACGGTCAGGCGGTCGGTGACCGGGATCTGGAGCTGCGCGAAGCCCGCCGCGGTCACCTGCTGGAGGGGCGTTAACACGTCCTCGCCGCTCGTGAGCGTCTGCCGGGTCTTCTCGACGATCACGTCGCTGCCCCAGGTCAGGCGCGCGCCCGGCCAGAGCCAGTCGAGGGGCGTGTCGACGGTCGCGTTCACGCCGCCGCGGTTGGAGAACAGCGTCGATTGGTTGTTGCGGCTCGTCGGGTCGTTCGGATTGAAGGAATAATAGACCTGCGCGTTGTAGGGAAACGAGAACGTGTTGAAATTGAAGCGCTTCTGGATGTCGTTGTAGAACCCGAGGATGCTGAGCGAGCCGAGGGCGAAGTCGCGGTCGAGGTAGCGCAGCTGCAGCGACTTGGTGTCCTCCAGCACGCTCAGGCCGGTGTAGGGCTTGCCGAAGAGCGGGCGGGCGAAGGGCGGGGAATAGTCGGTCAGGTAGCGGGGCGTCTGGTCGAAGGTGAACCAGTTGAACGACATCTCGACGCGCCGCGAGGCGTCGATGTCGTAGCCGAGCTTGGCCAAGATGGTCCCGCTGCCGAAGCGGTCGCCGCCGCCCTGGCCCAGCATGGCGTCGGAGGGCATTTCGCGGCCGGCCCCGTCGTAGGTCCGCCGGCTCATCCGGCCGGTGCCCGTGAAGACGTAGTCGAAGCCGCTCGGCTCGCGCCCCGAGACCGTGGCCGAGAGCTCCGGCACGACGGAGGCGCCGACGTCGTGCGTGAAGGCGCGCGTCGCCGCGTTGATCGTGACCCGCGGCGGCCCCGGCTCCGCCTTCCTGGTGATGAAGTTCACGGTGCCGCCCGTGGCGCCGGCCCCGTAGAGGCTGGAGGCGCCCGCCACCAGTTCGATCCGCTCGACCGCGTTGAGGTCGATGAGCGAGAGGATGCGCGAGACGTCGCGCAGCGGCGTGTTGAGCGGGACCCCGTCCACCAGCACGAGGAGGTCGCGGCCGCGATAGGTCTCGGAGGCGCCCGACACCGTCTGGTTCGACGCCGAGAAGCCCGGCAGCAGCCGCGCCAGGGCCGCGGAGGCGCTCGGGCTCTGCTTGAGCTGCTCCTCGATCGCGGGCCGGCCCACGACCTGCACCGTCTGCGGGATCTCCGACACCGAGCGCTCGGCCCGCGCCGCCGTCACCGTGATCGCGTCGAGGGCGACGGTGCCGTCGGGGGCGCCCTGCGCGGCGGCCTGCGCCGTCGCGGCGATCAGGGCCGTCGTCGAGATCAGGATGGTCCGCATCGTTCCTCGCATGCCTCCAAAGCTCCCCCGCACATCCGGGGTCCCGAGCCCCTGCCCTCGCGGAGCATTCGGAGCTGACCCAATGTTCGGTGCCAGTTTTTAATCGTTACAATGTAATCTTGCTGCATTCCGGCCGATTTTCGGCGGCCGTGTTCTTTCGTAATGTTCTCTGGCTAGTAGGATTGGGCGACGACAGCTGTCTAGGACGGGAGCGCAGTGGAAGACGGACTCACGCGAAACCCGGATCCGGGGGCGCCGCCGGGCGGCCTCGCGCCGGTGTGGATCCTCGCCGAGGGCGCGCCGCCGGGCGGCGGCTTCGCGCCGCCCCGCGCCGCGGGCCGGACCGCCCCCGTCCGCCGCGCGCCGCCCCCGGAGCTCCCGTTCGGGGCCGCGGCTTTGCTGCGCCTGGAGCCGGATATCGGGCTGATGTCCTGCTTCCGCCCGACGCCCGAGACCGACCTCCCGGTGGCGAGCCCCGTCCTGCCGGGCGGCGCCGTGCTGCTGCGCCCGCACGGCGGCGCCGTCCGGGCGCGGGTGGGGGGGACCCACGTCCTCGTCGAGGACGGCGAGGCGATCCTGCTTGCGGGGCCGGCGAGCCTGCGCGTCGCGGATGCGGGGCGCCTCGACGCGCTCGCGCTGCCCGCGCGCGCCGTCACGCCCGCCATGGCGGAGGTGGCCGCCTCCCTCCGGGTCTTCCCTCGGGACAGCGCGGCCTTGGCCCTGCTGCACCATTACGGCGCGGCCCTGATGCGGGGGCTGCTGCCGGTGGCGACGGGCGCGCTGCGCGAGCACGCCCTCGGGCACATGGCGGGCCTCGTCGTGATCCTGTGCGCCGACCCGGCGCCGGGCCCCGTCCCCGCGCCC
This window harbors:
- a CDS encoding MFS transporter; protein product: MTATAGPRPSSPPALAAGPAPGRARLFAVLAGLYVAQAIPSYLIAAALPPIMREAGVSRAAIGSLSLLFLPLVLKFLWAPVVDRVRPFARAHRAGWVIVTQLGVIACLLALVPFGPTQVGPIMAVGFLASLLISTQDIATDGYAVKQLRAEDRPVGNAIQGGSVALGVVVGGTLGLVLYHRVGWTWMLLTLAAASTLPLAAALAMREGDPAPEAGARRPSVRAFLRRREVRSILWVALTYRVSEGLVKAMEGPYLVDAGVPLDRIGYLSGVAATTAGLAGSVVAAVLVRRLGTAATLGLLGLLRTLCFGLFAAHALGLVAGHGPLFGAAGFQTLIRYMEIVALYSLFMAAASAGQPGTDFTVLACAQLVVYLAGSLVSGKLADLFGYGALFGLAALLSGAATAATVGLLRRAGREAAG
- a CDS encoding TonB-dependent receptor, with product MRGTMRTILISTTALIAATAQAAAQGAPDGTVALDAITVTAARAERSVSEIPQTVQVVGRPAIEEQLKQSPSASAALARLLPGFSASNQTVSGASETYRGRDLLVLVDGVPLNTPLRDVSRILSLIDLNAVERIELVAGASSLYGAGATGGTVNFITRKAEPGPPRVTINAATRAFTHDVGASVVPELSATVSGREPSGFDYVFTGTGRMSRRTYDGAGREMPSDAMLGQGGGDRFGSGTILAKLGYDIDASRRVEMSFNWFTFDQTPRYLTDYSPPFARPLFGKPYTGLSVLEDTKSLQLRYLDRDFALGSLSILGFYNDIQKRFNFNTFSFPYNAQVYYSFNPNDPTSRNNQSTLFSNRGGVNATVDTPLDWLWPGARLTWGSDVIVEKTRQTLTSGEDVLTPLQQVTAAGFAQLQIPVTDRLTVRGGMRYEAFMLDVQDFTRPAAFVALAARNALGYQGYVLPALAVTDSHFDYAAPTFNVGATYRVTDFAEVYAGFSQGFALPDVGAYTRRAGLSTAFACPVANPTCLPAARRTIGFQQIAPEAQIVNNYELGLRGGEGPWRASLAGFISTSREGVTFDPVSNTISQQREFIYGTEATADYALTERARVGVIGTYREGRFDSNKDGRLDSWLPNNRIATPYRGTVWLSYLFDGGVSLRLEGEGYSGRDARIDLAGTRYRIRPAPP
- a CDS encoding helix-turn-helix transcriptional regulator; this translates as MEDGLTRNPDPGAPPGGLAPVWILAEGAPPGGGFAPPRAAGRTAPVRRAPPPELPFGAAALLRLEPDIGLMSCFRPTPETDLPVASPVLPGGAVLLRPHGGAVRARVGGTHVLVEDGEAILLAGPASLRVADAGRLDALALPARAVTPAMAEVAASLRVFPRDSAALALLHHYGAALMRGLLPVATGALREHALGHMAGLVVILCADPAPGPVPAPLDRAAARIGAIKAEIELRLDDRTITARRVAQQHGISLRSLQKLFEAEGRTFSDFVLERRLDRALRLLRSPARRRQPISAIAFEVGFGDLSYFNRTFRRRYGIAPRRARAAPGDPPEGH